A single window of Carassius auratus strain Wakin chromosome 9, ASM336829v1, whole genome shotgun sequence DNA harbors:
- the LOC113109197 gene encoding uncharacterized protein LOC113109197 isoform X1, whose translation MLAVSVDGNRKHHRFKNAARSEEKALFDGIFIAKDDEVERFVDYIHSTTNHVSGRGVCGGKWSAARETSQKSSSKIDEEGLELAVCRHGVFLTALNMFRGEIYAYPLYLQNKLANTPISFFAMDVTCKYWPYLNKVTKSCPELQHLLSMKPFLSVFHAKAHDFKCEVKWSGAYQQGAGLTLGEEVEQCNAFLSRIAVTTKHMSKAGRTDMLTLMAMRLNQQKFNNLATSLACRYQKATKRLESMRIQLAVTQVEVEGWVTDIKEWAAATTSQKNADLDAVINRIEVLVASIKRRSQRLYKDTDGSKGRARIRRKIREEKAILSSVVEKYNSMVPDTERIAFDIILSDETVWPWQLSHGDAVDLKTKRKAFDVVMAIRRLEEEKKIVLSEMAKHWKSLSTRADTLKEMSCQLSSEALKSELWDLNEEGIKGFLSLTLRKKQEVTRMMKHARDC comes from the exons ATGCTTGCTGTTTCTGTGGATGGAAATCGCAAGCACCACCGCTTTAAGAATGCAGCAAG ATCTGAAGAAAAAGCCTTATTTGATGGCATCTTCATTGCAAAAGATGATGAAGTAGAGAGATTTGTGGATTACATTCATTCTACCACCAACCAT GTCTCTGGAAGAGGTGTCTGTGGAGGGAAGTGGTCAGCTGCAAGGGAAACGTCTCAGAAATCCTCAAGTAAAATTGATGAGGAGGGACTTGAGCTTGCAGTCTGTCGACATGGAGTTTTTCTCACCGCTCTCAACATGTTCAGGGGAGAAATATATGCTTATCCCCTCTACCTGCAGAACAAGCTGGCAAATACGCCAATAAGCTTTTTTGCCATGGATGTAACCTGCAAGTACTGGCCTTACCTCAACAAAGTCACAAAAAGCTGCCCGGAGCTCCAGCACCTTCTGAGCATGAAACCATTCCTCTCAGTGTTTCATGCCAAAGCCCATGATTTTAAATGCGAG GTTAAATGGAGTGGAGCTTACCAGCAAGGGGCCGGATTGACACTTGGCGAGGAGGTTGAGCAGTGTAACGCCTTCCTCTCTAGGATTGCTGTGACCACGAAGCACATGTCCAAAGCAG gacGTACTGACATGCTTACATTGATGGCCATGCGCTTGAATCAGCAAAAGTTTAATAACTTGGCTACTTCACTTGCCTGCCGATATCAGAAG gCCACAAAACGTCTGGAAAGCATGAGAATCCAGCTGGCAGTGACACAGGTTGAAGTTGAGGGCTGGGTCACTGATATTAAGGAGTGGGCAGCAG caaCAACATCCCAAAAGAATGCCGATCTTGACGCAGTGATCAATAGAATAGAGGTGCTGGTGGCCAGCATTAAAAGAAGGTCCCAGCGCCTTTACAAAGACACCGATGGCAGCAAAGGTCGGGCCCGGATCCGGCGCAAAATCAGAGAGGAGAAGGCCATTCTTAGCTCTGTTGTTGAAAAATACAACAGTATGGTTCCAGATACAGAAAGAATCGCCTTTGACATCATTCTCTCTGACGAGACAGTTTGGCCATGGCAACTTTCACATGGTG ACGCTGTAGATTTGAAAACCAAGAGGAAGGCGTTTGATGTTGTGATGGCTATCAGGAGActtgaggaggagaagaagattGTTCTTTCTGAGATGGCAAAGCATTGGAAATCTCTCTCCACTCGTGCAGACACACTCAAGGAGATGTCATGCCAGCTTTCCAGTGAGGCATTGAAAA GTGAGCTGTGGGATCTAAATGAAGAAGGGATCAAGGGTTTCCTCAGCTTAACTTTGAGAAAGAAGCAAGAAGTCACCAGAATGATGAAGCATGCAAGAGACTGTTAA
- the LOC113109197 gene encoding uncharacterized protein LOC113109197 isoform X2 has translation MLAVSVDGNRKHHRFKNAARSEEKALFDGIFIAKDDEVERFVDYIHSTTNHVSGRGVCGGKWSAARETSQKSSSKIDEEGLELAVCRHGVFLTALNMFRGEIYAYPLYLQNKLANTPISFFAMDVTCKYWPYLNKVTKSCPELQHLLSMKPFLSVFHAKAHDFKCEVKWSGAYQQGAGLTLGEEVEQCNAFLSRIAVTTKHMSKAGRTDMLTLMAMRLNQQKFNNLATSLACRYQKATKRLESMRIQLAVTQVEVEGWVTDIKEWAAATTSQKNADLDAVINRIEVLVASIKRRSQRLYKDTDGSKGRARIRRKIREEKAILSSVVEKYNSMVPDTERIAFDIILSDETVWPWQLSHGDAVDLKTKRKAFDVVMAIRRLEEEKKIVLSEMAKHWKSLSTRADTLKEMSCQLSSELWDLNEEGIKGFLSLTLRKKQEVTRMMKHARDC, from the exons ATGCTTGCTGTTTCTGTGGATGGAAATCGCAAGCACCACCGCTTTAAGAATGCAGCAAG ATCTGAAGAAAAAGCCTTATTTGATGGCATCTTCATTGCAAAAGATGATGAAGTAGAGAGATTTGTGGATTACATTCATTCTACCACCAACCAT GTCTCTGGAAGAGGTGTCTGTGGAGGGAAGTGGTCAGCTGCAAGGGAAACGTCTCAGAAATCCTCAAGTAAAATTGATGAGGAGGGACTTGAGCTTGCAGTCTGTCGACATGGAGTTTTTCTCACCGCTCTCAACATGTTCAGGGGAGAAATATATGCTTATCCCCTCTACCTGCAGAACAAGCTGGCAAATACGCCAATAAGCTTTTTTGCCATGGATGTAACCTGCAAGTACTGGCCTTACCTCAACAAAGTCACAAAAAGCTGCCCGGAGCTCCAGCACCTTCTGAGCATGAAACCATTCCTCTCAGTGTTTCATGCCAAAGCCCATGATTTTAAATGCGAG GTTAAATGGAGTGGAGCTTACCAGCAAGGGGCCGGATTGACACTTGGCGAGGAGGTTGAGCAGTGTAACGCCTTCCTCTCTAGGATTGCTGTGACCACGAAGCACATGTCCAAAGCAG gacGTACTGACATGCTTACATTGATGGCCATGCGCTTGAATCAGCAAAAGTTTAATAACTTGGCTACTTCACTTGCCTGCCGATATCAGAAG gCCACAAAACGTCTGGAAAGCATGAGAATCCAGCTGGCAGTGACACAGGTTGAAGTTGAGGGCTGGGTCACTGATATTAAGGAGTGGGCAGCAG caaCAACATCCCAAAAGAATGCCGATCTTGACGCAGTGATCAATAGAATAGAGGTGCTGGTGGCCAGCATTAAAAGAAGGTCCCAGCGCCTTTACAAAGACACCGATGGCAGCAAAGGTCGGGCCCGGATCCGGCGCAAAATCAGAGAGGAGAAGGCCATTCTTAGCTCTGTTGTTGAAAAATACAACAGTATGGTTCCAGATACAGAAAGAATCGCCTTTGACATCATTCTCTCTGACGAGACAGTTTGGCCATGGCAACTTTCACATGGTG ACGCTGTAGATTTGAAAACCAAGAGGAAGGCGTTTGATGTTGTGATGGCTATCAGGAGActtgaggaggagaagaagattGTTCTTTCTGAGATGGCAAAGCATTGGAAATCTCTCTCCACTCGTGCAGACACACTCAAGGAGATGTCATGCCAGCTTTCCA GTGAGCTGTGGGATCTAAATGAAGAAGGGATCAAGGGTTTCCTCAGCTTAACTTTGAGAAAGAAGCAAGAAGTCACCAGAATGATGAAGCATGCAAGAGACTGTTAA